TTGTTTCTCACCTGTATGGACAGTTTTGTGCTTTTTAAGAGTGGATGTTTGagcgaaacatttatcacattcagaacatgcaaatggtttctcaccagtgtgcatTCTTGTGTGTTTTTTAAGATCTGCCATTTGTGAGAAACATTTAtcgcattcagaacatttaaatggtttctcgcCTGTATGAACTCTATTGTGGATTTTAAGCTTAGATTGTTCAGTGAAgcatttaccacattcagaaaaTTTAAATGGTTTATCACCTGTATGGACGGTTTTGTGGTAGTTAAGATGGGATCGAAAGggaaaacatttatcacattcagaacatttaaatggtttctcaccagtatGAACTCTGTTGTGGACTTTAAGCTTAGATTGCTCGGTGAAgcatttaccacattcagaacatttaaatggtttctcacctgtatgaACTCTGTTGTGGATTTTAAGCTTAGATTGCTCGGTGaagcatttatcacattcagaacatttaaatggtttctcacctgtatggACAGTTTTGTGCCTTTTAAGAGTGGATGTTTGagcaaaacatttatcacattcagagcaTGCAAagggtttctcaccagtgtgcatTCTTGTGTGTTTTTTAAGATCTGACATTTGTGAGAAatctttatcacattcagaacatttaaattgtttctctccagtgtgaatATTTGTGTGTTTTCTTAAACTAAATTTCTGATATAAATCTTTATCACATTCAGACCATATAAATGACTTCTCTCCCTTGTGACTTCTCTGATGAACTTTAAGCCAGGATCTATATCTGAAACATTTCTCACATTGAGAACACTTAAAAGGTTGGTCTTGTCTGTGAATTTTTTTGTGTTCTCTCAGGTTTGATTTCTCAGTAAACCTCTCCTCACATTCAGGGCACTGAAATGGTCTTTCTCCAGAGTGAATTCTTACATGTCCTTCCATCTCAGCTTGGAAGAAAAAGCATTGTTCACACTGAGTGCATTTTAATGGTTTCATTTTTAGGTGATCTTTTGCATGTGCTGTAACTTTTGTATTCATAGGGGTCCTTATCTCTTCTTCAGAACCTGTAAATgttgtttcttcctttttctgaTATGGTTGGATAGATGTGTGACTTGTCCTCTCAGGAAACTTGTTCCCACATTCAATAATTTCTTGCTGTTCAACAGATTGTGAGTTTGTGGTGAAGTTTTCTGAAGTGTCAGCACTTTGAAATGGAGTCTCTCCTTCACTGAGTCTCTGAGCTTCTACAAGACTGGGGCAGAGGTTGAAATTTCTTCCTCGTTCAGAACATGCATATGGACTCTCTCCTTTCTGAACTACTTCTTTCCCCCTGGATGATGTTATTCTACTGATACCTCCTGGATAATCAGCTGAAGGTCCTGGGCTGTCTCTGGAGGGGTCTCTATCTTTCCATTCCTCCATCTGCTGCCCATCACACATTCTCTGCCTCTCACTATTATTCCTGAATCCATCTTCTGGTGGATAAAAGCGAGAGTATGATTACTAAATTTACAACAATGGAGGGGGACGTAAATAGGGAGATAGCTCCATCTAATCACTGAACAGCATTAGGGTGGCTATGGATCCCTATCATATACAATACAGCCTGGTGCTGCTTGTAGACAGGTACAGGTGGGCAACAGCACATGAACAGAGGGGAACAGACCACGTCTGACCTCACCCTGTTGGTTCTGTGCCTCTCACCTCCAGTCTCTGCACTGATTCCCTTAACTCTGATTGTAGTCACTCACCAAAAACTCTGCCACGCCCTGCTGGAGACCTGGGATTCATTCTGGACCCGGGTCCCTGAACCTCAGACCTGTCAGCTTAAAATAACTGAACTCTAACAACTTAGTAATGAATATTTAACTGAGAGCcagcattaaaattcaccttctatGTGAAACGTCTGAAATTCTCATAAGCCAAAGACTGAGTGTCAATTCCTATAGAATGACCATACTAAAAAGGTGAATAAAGATTCAATCACAAATCTTACACAAATTATTGCAGTTTTTAACGACCATCACAATAAGCTCTGCCAGTCAATAGACCTtcatctgcctta
The DNA window shown above is from Rhinatrema bivittatum chromosome 19, aRhiBiv1.1, whole genome shotgun sequence and carries:
- the LOC115080428 gene encoding gastrula zinc finger protein XlCGF26.1-like, producing the protein MCDGQQMEEWKDRDPSRDSPGPSADYPGGISRITSSRGKEVVQKGESPYACSERGRNFNLCPSLVEAQRLSEGETPFQSADTSENFTTNSQSVEQQEIIECGNKFPERTSHTSIQPYQKKEETTFTGSEEEIRTPMNTKVTAHAKDHLKMKPLKCTQCEQCFFFQAEMEGHVRIHSGERPFQCPECEERFTEKSNLREHKKIHRQDQPFKCSQCEKCFRYRSWLKVHQRSHKGEKSFIWSECDKDLYQKFSLRKHTNIHTGEKQFKCSECDKDFSQMSDLKKHTRMHTGEKPFACSECDKCFAQTSTLKRHKTVHTGEKPFKCSECDKCFTEQSKLKIHNRVHTGEKPFKCSECGKCFTEQSKLKVHNRVHTGEKPFKCSECDKCFPFRSHLNYHKTVHTGDKPFKFSECGKCFTEQSKLKIHNRVHTGEKPFKCSECDKCFSQMADLKKHTRMHTGEKPFACSECDKCFAQTSTLKKHKTVHTGEKQFK